A region from the Aegilops tauschii subsp. strangulata cultivar AL8/78 chromosome 5, Aet v6.0, whole genome shotgun sequence genome encodes:
- the LOC120963824 gene encoding uncharacterized protein, giving the protein MDGAKMRLLPLSVTVVSAWALFTTSVFLVCSILAYYDVPCDLCFKPADITGIVATAASHVAASALTPPRRGPPCPRVRRAIAYLALSLAIVVHFILIFATDTDHIVRICWTIFFLAGDLVCFLALLLGGDD; this is encoded by the exons ATGGACGGCGCCAAGATGCGTCTGCTGCCTCTGAGTGTGACCGTGGTCAGCGCTTGGGCTCTCTTCACCACCTCCGTCTTCCTCGTCTGCTCCATCCTCGCCTACTATGACGTCCCCTGTGACCTG TGCTTCAAGCCGGCAGACATTACCGGGATAGTGGCCACCGCTGCGTCTCACGTCGCCGCGTCGGCGCTGACGCCGCCACGGCGGGGTCCGCCGTGCCCTCGTGTCCGCCGTGCCATCGCGTACCTCGCGCTCTCGCTCGCCATCGTCGTCCACTTTATCCTTATCTTTGCTACCGACACCGACCACATCGTCAGGATCTGCTGGACCATCTTCTTCTTGGCGGGCGACCTCGTCTGCTTCCTGGCCCTCCTCTTGGGAGGTGACGATTGA